TTACGGCCACGAAATACCCCGACACAAACATTAGTCGATTACTCTTTATCCACTGACCCGATAGTGAGTGAGATGGAGAGTTATGATGATTATTTCGGTAACCATCTTTGTCATCTTCTGATTCGTGAGCCCCACCACCATCTCAAAGTCACTGCCAGATCGTGCGTTGCTATCGATTATGAAGCGGTTGAACACCATGCAAAATTGGCACATGAAGCACGGCGTGTTACCTACACAGAGATGCTTGATGCCTTTCATGCCAATACCCCTGATGTCATCGATGCACTGCAATACCGCCTCCCCAGCCGTTATATTCCACTCGCTAATCATGATTTACGAGAGTATGTACTTCTCTCATTCGCACCGGATAAATCTTTATATGGATGTGTTGAAGCGTTTATGAATCGTGTATTTAACGATTTTCAGTTTGTTTCAGGTTTTAGTGACTTGAGTACACCGGTTGAGGAAGTATTTCGTGAACGCAAAGGGGTATGTCAAGATTTTGCCCATCTCTCCATTACCGCTTTACGCTCTATTGGACTGAGTGTCCGATATATGAGTGGCTATTTAGAGACACTTCCACTTGAGGGGGAAGAGAAATTTTTCGGTGCCGATGCTTCTCATGCATGGTTCTCTGTATTTATACCGAACTTCGGATGGTTCGATTTTGATCCAACGAACAATATCATCCCCTCATATCAACATATCGTATTGGGATATGGTCGAGATTATGACGATTGTTCACCAATGCAGGGGGTCGTTCAAGGGAGTGGGCTGAGCAGACTCAATGTAATGGTGGATGTCTCACGTGATGATTCCCTT
The sequence above is drawn from the Sulfuricurvum sp. genome and encodes:
- a CDS encoding transglutaminase family protein — translated: MLYHIFHSTQFSYQQWVSFSHNLIRLRPRNTPTQTLVDYSLSTDPIVSEMESYDDYFGNHLCHLLIREPHHHLKVTARSCVAIDYEAVEHHAKLAHEARRVTYTEMLDAFHANTPDVIDALQYRLPSRYIPLANHDLREYVLLSFAPDKSLYGCVEAFMNRVFNDFQFVSGFSDLSTPVEEVFRERKGVCQDFAHLSITALRSIGLSVRYMSGYLETLPLEGEEKFFGADASHAWFSVFIPNFGWFDFDPTNNIIPSYQHIVLGYGRDYDDCSPMQGVVQGSGLSRLNVMVDVSRDDSLPI